Proteins encoded by one window of Mustela erminea isolate mMusErm1 chromosome 5, mMusErm1.Pri, whole genome shotgun sequence:
- the INSYN1 gene encoding inhibitory synaptic factor 1, with amino-acid sequence MNIRGAPDLGQPSDDPSSGGQRERIRQRMKMVIGQLEGILQELKEVAKELREVVSQIDKLTSDFDFELEPDDWTTATVSSTSSSDKAGVGGPFDLGHLDFMTADILSDSWEFCSFLDASTPSDSVDGPELTRPGAGPDYRLMNGGTPIPNGPRVETPDSSSEEAFGAGPVKGQLPQRTPGTRERVRFSDKVLYHALCCDDEEEDGEEAVAEEEVGLSPEPPRPEAHVGPLKPSPAPYKPRRSPLTGRRPGPTLAPEQTRRVTRNSSTQTVSDKSTQTLLPYTAAKQKAKGKN; translated from the exons ATGAACATTCGGGGCGCCCCGGACCTCGGGCAGCCCAGTGACGACCCCAGCAGTGGTGGCCAGCGGGAGCGGATCCGACAGCGCATGAAGATGGTCATCGGGCAGCTTGAGGGCATCCTGCAGGAACTCAAGGAGGTGGCCAAGGAGCTAAGGGAG GTGGTGAGCCAGATCGATAAGCTAACCTCAGACTTCGACTTTGAACTGGAGCCAGACGACTGGACCACGGCCACTGTGAGCAGCACCTCCAGCAGCGACAAGGCGGGCGTGGGCGGCCCCTtcgacctggggcacctggactTCATGACGGCGGACATCCTTTCAGACAGCTGGGAGTTCTGCTCCTTCCTGGACGCATCCACGCCCTCGGACTCCGTGGACGGCCCTGAGCTGACCCGGCCCGGGGCTGGCCCTGACTACCGGCTCATGAATGGCGGCACGCCCATCCCCAATGGGCCTCGGGTGGAGACCCCGGACTCCTCCAGCGAGGAGGCCTTCGGTGCTGGTCCTGTGAAGGGCCAGCTGCCCCAGCGGACCCCGGGCACACGCGAGAGGGTACGGTTCAGCGACAAAGTGCTCTACCACGCTCTGTGCTGTGATGACGAGGAAGAGGACGGCGAGGAGGCGGTGGCGGAGGAGGAGGTGGGCCTGTCCCCAGAGCCGCCACGTCCAGAGGCCCATGTAGGCCCCCTCaagccctcccctgctccctaTAAGCCAAGGCGCTCTCCATTGACTGGCCGCCGCCCAGGCCCCACCTTGGCCCCCGAGCAGACCCGAAGGGTCACAAGGAACAGCAGCACCCAAACGGTGTCAGACAAGAGCACTCAGACGTTGCTGCCCTACACAGCTGCCAAACAGAAAGCCAAGGGGAAAAActag